From the Bacillus tuaregi genome, one window contains:
- a CDS encoding ABC transporter ATP-binding protein, whose amino-acid sequence MLNVKQVSKIYEGNVAYRALTNIDLTIEAGEFVGIMGPSGSGKTTLLNMIATIDEPTTGEIFINGKNPHLLKKEDLAKFRRRELGFVFQEFNLLHTLTVEENIVLPLTLDGKKVKEMKEKANAIAEKLGIVEIMEKRTYEISGGQAQRAAVARAMIHTPKLLLADEPTGNLDSKSSKAVMEMLESINQKERTTMMLVTHDPLAASYCNRVVFIRDGKFYSEIHRGANRQAFFQKIIDTLSLMGGNAHDLSSIRV is encoded by the coding sequence ATGCTGAATGTAAAGCAGGTTAGTAAAATTTATGAAGGAAACGTCGCCTACCGGGCTTTAACAAATATAGACTTAACCATTGAAGCAGGTGAGTTTGTTGGAATTATGGGACCATCAGGAAGTGGAAAAACTACGTTACTTAATATGATTGCCACCATTGATGAACCGACAACGGGTGAAATTTTCATAAACGGAAAAAATCCACATTTATTAAAAAAGGAGGACCTAGCGAAATTCCGCCGCCGGGAATTAGGCTTTGTTTTTCAGGAATTTAATCTTCTCCACACCTTAACGGTTGAAGAAAATATAGTACTTCCATTGACATTGGATGGAAAAAAGGTAAAGGAGATGAAGGAGAAGGCCAATGCGATTGCGGAAAAGCTTGGCATTGTCGAAATCATGGAGAAACGAACCTATGAAATCTCTGGCGGGCAGGCCCAAAGAGCGGCAGTTGCCAGGGCGATGATTCATACTCCCAAGCTATTGCTGGCCGATGAGCCAACTGGAAATCTTGATTCAAAGTCATCTAAGGCCGTAATGGAAATGCTTGAATCGATTAACCAAAAGGAGCGGACGACGATGATGCTCGTAACTCATGATCCGCTAGCGGCGAGTTATTGTAATCGAGTCGTTTTTATCCGTGATGGGAAATTTTATTCAGAGATTCACCGTGGTGCGAATCGACAAGCTTTTTTCCAGAAGATTATTGATACACTTTCCTTGATGGGAGGGAATGCACATGACCTTTCGTCAATTCGCGTTTAA
- a CDS encoding sensor histidine kinase: MKLFFKEYSLLIIVQLLQFFILISIYWLAGHQHISTALYALFLGCFFLGCYLTYYYTSRKKFYKRLNQPLESLDASLQKTEQTPISEALDSLLKNQYKLYQKQIKQLEKQQNEHLKFMDQWVHQMKTPLSVIELTAQNLDEPDSSNIREETERMKNGLNTILYMARLRSIEQDFHIKPVILADIVHEVNRDNKRFYIRNHVYPKLKADHVGITVETDEKWLFFMLTQLIHNAVKYSNGMNSIIISIYEKGNEAVLEVTDFGVGIPEADKKRIFDPFYTGENGRKFRESTGMGLFLTKEAAEHLGHRIDYHSIVGEGSSFRIVFPATQNLTNM, encoded by the coding sequence ATGAAGTTATTTTTTAAAGAGTATTCATTGTTAATAATTGTACAGCTATTGCAATTTTTTATTTTGATTTCTATTTACTGGCTAGCTGGCCATCAACACATTAGTACAGCTCTTTATGCCTTGTTTCTTGGCTGTTTTTTTCTAGGCTGTTATCTTACATACTACTATACTAGTCGGAAAAAGTTCTACAAACGACTGAATCAGCCACTCGAATCTCTTGACGCTTCCTTGCAAAAAACAGAACAGACTCCGATTTCTGAAGCCCTTGACAGCCTATTAAAAAATCAATATAAGCTCTATCAAAAGCAAATCAAACAATTAGAAAAACAGCAAAATGAACACTTAAAGTTTATGGATCAATGGGTTCATCAGATGAAAACACCGCTTTCTGTGATTGAATTGACAGCACAAAATTTAGATGAACCTGACTCCTCCAATATTCGCGAAGAAACAGAGCGAATGAAAAATGGCTTAAATACGATTCTCTACATGGCTCGTCTGCGCTCCATTGAGCAGGATTTTCATATCAAGCCTGTCATTCTTGCTGACATTGTTCATGAAGTTAATCGTGACAATAAACGCTTTTATATTCGGAATCATGTCTACCCAAAGCTTAAGGCAGACCATGTAGGGATTACCGTTGAAACCGATGAAAAATGGCTGTTTTTCATGCTTACACAGCTTATACATAATGCAGTCAAATATTCTAATGGAATGAACAGCATCATTATCTCTATTTATGAAAAAGGAAATGAAGCTGTCTTAGAGGTTACTGATTTCGGTGTCGGAATTCCGGAGGCGGATAAGAAGCGAATTTTTGATCCATTCTATACAGGTGAAAACGGACGTAAATTTAGAGAGTCAACCGGAATGGGACTGTTTTTAACCAAGGAAGCGGCCGAGCATCTAGGACATCGAATCGACTATCATTCAATCGTCGGTGAAGGATCGAGTTTTCGTATTGTCTTTCCTGCCACACAAAACCTTACAAACATGTAA
- a CDS encoding response regulator transcription factor, producing MHKIMIIEDDPKIAELLTSHISKYGYSVSHATNFDNIMDDFRQSTPDLVLLDINLPSFDGYYWCRQIRQESICPVIFISARIGEMDQVMALENGGDDFITKPFHTEIVMAKIRSHLRRAYGEYSKQTEERIIEQAGLKLYPERLEISFNGVIASLTKKEADIIESLMDRFPRVAGREDLLEKLWDEQTYVDENTLNVNITRVRKKFLELGIKDAVETVRGAGYRLNISWSRIDEK from the coding sequence GTGCACAAAATTATGATTATTGAAGATGACCCTAAAATTGCTGAATTGTTAACCTCACATATCAGTAAATACGGATATTCTGTATCACATGCAACAAACTTTGACAACATAATGGATGATTTTCGTCAATCTACACCGGACCTTGTCCTGCTAGATATTAATTTGCCAAGCTTTGACGGTTATTACTGGTGCAGGCAAATACGTCAGGAATCGATTTGTCCGGTTATTTTTATTTCGGCAAGAATCGGTGAAATGGATCAGGTGATGGCATTGGAGAATGGTGGGGATGACTTTATCACTAAGCCGTTTCATACGGAAATTGTAATGGCCAAAATCCGCAGCCACCTTCGCCGGGCATATGGAGAATATAGCAAGCAGACAGAGGAGAGAATAATAGAACAGGCAGGGCTTAAGCTCTATCCGGAAAGGCTAGAAATTTCCTTTAATGGCGTCATTGCTTCCTTGACCAAAAAAGAAGCTGATATTATCGAAAGCTTAATGGACCGCTTTCCACGGGTCGCTGGAAGGGAGGACCTACTTGAAAAATTGTGGGATGAACAAACATATGTTGATGAAAATACACTAAATGTCAATATTACTAGAGTACGAAAGAAATTTCTCGAGTTAGGGATTAAGGACGCAGTGGAAACCGTAAGGGGTGCAGGCTACCGGCTAAACATCTCCTGGTCAAGGATTGATGAGAAATGA
- a CDS encoding YidH family protein, translating to MNHDKTFKHKENPQTIDSKYIQQHLANERTFLAWLRTAIAIIGVGFLVTNLHFNIRSGLSPISDYLANIIGLSSVGLGIITILLATIAYIRKINAINQQTFRTPKTTVVVLGAFVIIIAVVFAFYFMML from the coding sequence ATGAATCATGATAAAACCTTCAAACATAAGGAAAACCCTCAGACAATTGATTCAAAATATATTCAGCAGCATTTAGCAAATGAACGAACCTTTTTAGCCTGGCTACGAACAGCCATAGCGATCATTGGCGTTGGTTTTCTTGTGACAAACCTGCACTTTAATATTAGGTCAGGATTGTCGCCAATAAGTGACTATTTGGCTAACATTATCGGCCTCTCTTCGGTAGGACTTGGTATTATCACGATTCTATTGGCAACGATTGCCTACATAAGAAAAATTAATGCGATCAATCAGCAAACCTTCCGTACTCCTAAAACTACGGTTGTTGTGCTAGGTGCATTTGTCATTATCATTGCAGTCGTTTTTGCTTTTTACTTTATGATGCTTTGA
- a CDS encoding YndM family protein: MMKHLWAILIKLAVVGTVVLSVYGIFDPAFFTLVMMSVFTTLVSYFAGDLFVLRRMGNFAATLGDFVLSFGILWVMSFLFIDTNINRLTASLIAAFSIAVIEVLFHLYVKRHILSDSEDSYIPGVTREDRFATEFSEELNDQKIKSNKNNK; encoded by the coding sequence ATGATGAAACACCTATGGGCCATATTGATAAAGCTTGCGGTTGTTGGAACGGTTGTCTTATCTGTATACGGCATTTTTGATCCTGCCTTTTTTACACTTGTGATGATGTCTGTATTCACTACCCTTGTTTCCTATTTTGCTGGAGATTTGTTTGTCCTTCGTAGAATGGGTAATTTTGCAGCTACTCTTGGGGATTTTGTTCTTTCGTTTGGGATCCTCTGGGTGATGAGTTTTTTATTTATTGATACAAATATTAATCGGCTGACTGCTTCCTTAATAGCCGCTTTCTCCATAGCGGTTATTGAAGTGCTATTCCATTTATATGTCAAAAGACATATTTTGTCTGACTCAGAGGACAGCTATATACCAGGTGTAACTCGAGAAGATCGTTTTGCAACCGAGTTCTCTGAAGAACTGAATGATCAAAAGATAAAATCAAATAAAAATAATAAGTAG
- a CDS encoding sulfurtransferase TusA family protein produces the protein MNNNIKVNLVLDAKGLACPMPIVKTKKAMNTLEAGQILEVQATDKGSKSDIKAWADSSGHQYLGTIEENEVLKHYLRKSSNDEMNEKKYPHVIHNEALEKKLEEGNENVVVLDVREVAEYAFQHISSAISIPLGELDERLHELNKENEIYLVCRTGNRSDLAAQKLVENGFSHVVNVVPGMSQWKGITTSINS, from the coding sequence ATGAATAATAATATAAAAGTAAACCTTGTTCTAGATGCAAAAGGCTTAGCATGTCCAATGCCTATTGTTAAAACGAAAAAAGCGATGAATACTCTAGAGGCAGGACAAATATTAGAGGTTCAAGCAACAGATAAAGGGTCAAAATCAGATATTAAAGCATGGGCTGACAGCTCAGGCCATCAATATTTAGGCACTATAGAGGAAAATGAAGTGCTGAAGCACTATTTACGGAAATCCTCTAATGATGAAATGAACGAGAAAAAATATCCGCATGTCATTCATAATGAAGCACTTGAAAAGAAGCTCGAGGAAGGGAATGAAAACGTAGTTGTTCTTGATGTAAGAGAAGTTGCGGAGTATGCCTTTCAACATATATCATCTGCCATCTCGATTCCATTAGGTGAATTAGACGAACGATTACATGAACTAAACAAAGAAAATGAAATCTATTTGGTTTGCCGTACAGGCAATAGAAGTGATTTAGCGGCACAAAAATTAGTGGAAAATGGATTTTCTCATGTAGTTAATGTTGTACCTGGTATGAGCCAATGGAAGGGTATAACAACAAGTATTAATTCGTAA
- a CDS encoding rhodanese-like domain-containing protein — protein MDYLNYILLAILLFLIIQRLIPVKGVKNISTIELKNELNSKNKQFIDVRTPGEYKGRSIRGFKNIPLHQLSQKAEKELSKDKEVIVICQSGMRSQKASKQLKKLGFTKVTNVKGGMNAWS, from the coding sequence ATGGATTATTTAAATTATATCCTTTTAGCCATTCTTCTTTTTCTTATCATACAACGTTTGATTCCAGTTAAAGGTGTTAAAAATATCTCAACAATCGAATTAAAAAATGAATTAAATAGCAAAAACAAGCAGTTTATTGATGTTCGAACACCTGGTGAATATAAGGGAAGAAGTATCAGAGGCTTTAAAAATATACCGCTCCATCAGCTTTCTCAAAAAGCAGAAAAAGAACTTTCGAAGGATAAAGAAGTTATTGTCATCTGCCAAAGTGGTATGAGAAGCCAAAAAGCTAGTAAGCAGTTAAAAAAATTAGGATTTACAAAAGTGACAAATGTTAAAGGCGGCATGAATGCTTGGTCTTAA
- a CDS encoding DsrE/DsrF/DrsH-like family protein, with translation MTERKKTTIVLFSGDYDKAMAAYIIANGAAAYDHEVTIFHTFWGLNALRKDENIEVKKNFMEKMFGKMMPKGPDKMGLSKMNFAGFGPKMIKDIMKKHNAMPLPQLIEMAQEQEVKLVACTMTMDLLGLQQEELLDNIEYAGVAAYLADAQEGNVNLFI, from the coding sequence ATGACAGAAAGAAAGAAGACAACAATTGTTTTATTTAGCGGAGATTATGATAAGGCGATGGCAGCCTATATAATTGCTAATGGAGCAGCTGCTTATGATCATGAAGTAACGATATTCCATACATTTTGGGGATTAAACGCACTTCGTAAAGATGAAAATATAGAAGTGAAAAAGAACTTCATGGAAAAAATGTTTGGCAAAATGATGCCAAAAGGTCCAGACAAAATGGGACTTTCAAAAATGAACTTTGCCGGCTTTGGACCAAAAATGATTAAAGATATTATGAAAAAGCATAATGCAATGCCTCTTCCACAACTAATTGAAATGGCTCAAGAGCAAGAGGTTAAATTAGTTGCTTGTACAATGACAATGGACCTTTTAGGTCTGCAGCAGGAAGAACTATTGGATAACATTGAATATGCCGGGGTTGCTGCCTATCTAGCAGATGCTCAAGAAGGAAATGTAAACTTATTTATTTAA
- a CDS encoding sulfurtransferase TusA family protein: protein MDIVKVLDAKGLACPMPIVKTKRAMNDLESGQVLEIHTTDKGAKNDLAAWAKSGGHELLSYEEENDVLKFWIKKR from the coding sequence ATGGATATCGTTAAAGTATTAGATGCTAAAGGGTTAGCATGTCCGATGCCAATAGTAAAAACAAAAAGAGCGATGAATGATTTAGAATCAGGCCAAGTTCTAGAAATCCATACAACTGATAAAGGAGCAAAGAATGACCTTGCTGCATGGGCAAAATCAGGCGGTCATGAGTTATTAAGCTATGAAGAGGAAAACGATGTTTTAAAGTTTTGGATTAAGAAGCGATAA
- the purT gene encoding phosphoribosylglycinamide formyltransferase 2: MYKSKKILLLGSGELGKEVIIEAQRMGLETVAVDRYEHAPAMQVAHRSYCMDMLDAVRVREVIEMEKPDLIVPEIEAIATSELVKLEEEGFRVIPTARAAKLTMDREGIRRLAAETLKLPTAKYEFADTYEEFVAGAKKIGFPCVIKPLMSSSGKGQSVCRTEQQLEECWSIAMEGGRVQNGRVIIEEFITFESEITLLTVRAVNGTMFCAPIGHIQKDGDYIESWQPHHMTDAQIEDAKKIAKAITDELGGFGIFGVELFLAQDKVYFSEVSPRPHDTGLVTLVTQNLSEFALHVRAILGFPIPEITQLSPGASRPLKAKTEANDYTVTGLEEALAIPNTQVRVFGKPVTKVGRRIAVALSTANTVEQARENAGQALDKLQATEL; the protein is encoded by the coding sequence ATGTATAAATCAAAAAAGATCTTATTACTAGGTTCAGGAGAGCTTGGGAAGGAAGTCATCATCGAAGCCCAACGAATGGGACTGGAAACCGTTGCAGTGGATCGGTATGAGCATGCACCTGCCATGCAGGTCGCACACAGAAGCTATTGTATGGATATGCTTGATGCCGTGAGGGTTAGAGAAGTTATTGAAATGGAAAAGCCTGACTTAATTGTTCCAGAAATTGAAGCGATTGCCACCTCCGAACTAGTCAAGCTGGAGGAGGAAGGGTTCAGAGTCATTCCAACAGCACGTGCAGCAAAGCTAACGATGGACCGTGAAGGGATTAGAAGGTTAGCTGCGGAAACGCTAAAGCTGCCGACAGCCAAGTATGAATTTGCGGATACATATGAAGAATTTGTGGCTGGCGCCAAAAAAATTGGATTTCCTTGTGTCATTAAACCACTTATGAGCTCTTCTGGAAAAGGCCAAAGTGTTTGCCGCACAGAGCAACAGCTGGAAGAATGCTGGAGCATTGCCATGGAAGGCGGCCGTGTTCAAAACGGTCGTGTCATTATTGAAGAATTTATCACTTTTGAATCAGAAATTACGCTTCTAACCGTTCGAGCTGTGAATGGAACAATGTTTTGCGCACCAATCGGTCATATACAGAAGGACGGTGACTATATCGAATCCTGGCAGCCACATCACATGACAGACGCACAGATAGAAGATGCAAAGAAAATTGCCAAAGCTATTACCGATGAGCTTGGTGGGTTCGGTATCTTTGGTGTCGAACTATTCCTAGCTCAAGATAAGGTTTATTTTAGTGAAGTATCACCAAGACCACATGATACGGGTTTGGTCACGTTAGTAACCCAGAACCTTTCTGAGTTCGCTCTTCACGTACGAGCCATTTTAGGCTTTCCAATTCCTGAAATTACTCAACTTTCGCCAGGTGCCAGCAGACCGCTCAAGGCAAAGACGGAGGCAAATGACTACACTGTAACAGGTTTGGAGGAAGCATTGGCTATCCCAAACACGCAGGTTCGTGTATTTGGTAAACCAGTCACGAAAGTAGGTCGTAGAATTGCTGTTGCCTTATCAACAGCTAATACGGTTGAACAGGCTAGAGAAAATGCTGGACAGGCATTAGATAAATTACAAGCAACGGAATTATAA